A window of Pseudomonadota bacterium contains these coding sequences:
- a CDS encoding response regulator, with product MAPQTKGSKEVHILLVEDDQLDVTLLKRSFTKEKISNPISVAGDGIEALEMLRDGRVPKPYLILLDINMPRMNGHEFLQEVRQDPELHDAIVFVLTTSNDEEDRFRAYDRNVAGFLVKRNAGPGFLDAIKLIDAYWRVVEFPSYHPG from the coding sequence GTGGCGCCGCAGACGAAGGGCAGTAAGGAAGTCCATATCCTCCTGGTGGAGGATGACCAACTAGACGTGACGCTTCTAAAGCGCTCTTTCACCAAGGAGAAGATCTCCAATCCCATCTCCGTGGCGGGTGATGGCATCGAAGCGCTGGAGATGCTGCGCGATGGCCGCGTCCCCAAGCCCTACCTGATTCTGCTCGACATCAACATGCCTCGTATGAACGGCCACGAGTTTCTCCAGGAGGTGCGCCAGGACCCCGAGTTGCACGACGCTATCGTCTTCGTCCTGACCACATCCAACGACGAGGAAGACCGCTTTCGTGCCTACGACCGCAATGTCGCCGGCTTCCTGGTCAAGCGCAACGCTGGCCCTGGGTTCCTGGATGCAATCAAGCTGATCGACGCCTACTGGCGCGTGGTCGAATTCCCAAGCTATCACCCTGGATAG